The Parus major isolate Abel chromosome 4, Parus_major1.1, whole genome shotgun sequence genome has a window encoding:
- the LOC107203628 gene encoding placenta-specific gene 8 protein-like isoform X2 → MASQAVITVQPQFSVARQPGQWQTGLLDCCSDCGVCLCGTFCFFCLSCQVAGDMNECCLCGSSVAMRTLYRTRYNIPGSILGDFCSMWWCSPCALCQLKRDINQRREMGIF, encoded by the exons ATGGCCTCTCAAGCTGTGATTACAGTCCAACCCCAGTTCTCAGTTGCCCGACAGCCAGGGCAGTGGCAGACAGGGCTGCTGGACTGCTGCTCCGACTGCGGCGTGT GTCTTTGTGGGACgttctgcttcttctgcttgAGCTGCCAAGTGGCCGGGGACATGAACGAGTGCTGCCTGTGTGGCTCCAGCGTGGCCATGAGGACCCTGTACCGCACCAGATACAACATCCCG ggctccatcctgGGAGACTTTTGCTCCATGTGGTGGTGCAGCCCCTGTGCGCTCTGCCAGCTGAAGAGAGACATCAATCAGAGGAGGGAGATGGGCATATTCTG A
- the LOC107203628 gene encoding placenta-specific gene 8 protein-like isoform X1 — protein sequence MASQAVITVQPQFSVARQPGQWQTGLLDCCSDCGVCLCGTFCFFCLSCQVAGDMNECCLCGSSVAMRTLYRTRYNIPGSILGDFCSMWWCSPCALCQLKRDINQRREMGIFW from the exons ATGGCCTCTCAAGCTGTGATTACAGTCCAACCCCAGTTCTCAGTTGCCCGACAGCCAGGGCAGTGGCAGACAGGGCTGCTGGACTGCTGCTCCGACTGCGGCGTGT GTCTTTGTGGGACgttctgcttcttctgcttgAGCTGCCAAGTGGCCGGGGACATGAACGAGTGCTGCCTGTGTGGCTCCAGCGTGGCCATGAGGACCCTGTACCGCACCAGATACAACATCCCG ggctccatcctgGGAGACTTTTGCTCCATGTGGTGGTGCAGCCCCTGTGCGCTCTGCCAGCTGAAGAGAGACATCAATCAGAGGAGGGAGATGGGCATATTCTGGTAA